A stretch of Toxoplasma gondii ME49 chromosome V, whole genome shotgun sequence DNA encodes these proteins:
- a CDS encoding Toxoplasma gondii family B protein (encoded by transcript TGME49_283450~Signal peptide predicted by SignalP 2.0 HMM (probability 0.882) with cleavage site probability 0.446 at residue 22~Predicted trans-membrane domain (TMHMM2.0):94-114) encodes MNPPSAASLTSFTIFIVGQAHSVNSLTMATHVLDQTPTIHSRTNVAVATFRASTATTPTEEGQKRRQAGVLLKKSKRNSPPKKTTVALRRTYKKNAVTLIFTLTASLVLLLVSVKLQQCRRRLLRKTSGEIAGSTSRRLAEGGHEDNCTREVRAQTVGSEEFVVRRLMRFRCSGGCGRSTGRELSVCAEDYKAQVLEAIVEAGTLTGYWIRRASRTEGQPACVTCTKCPFSNQCLRHKPSGGIHCVCLEASGACVCRDRHSGEVP; translated from the exons ATGAATCCACCTTCAGCAGCGAGTCTGACTTCTTTTACCATCTTTATTGTGGGGCAGGCGCATTCCGTTAACAGTCTGACAATGGCGACACACGTTTTGGATCAAACACCAACTATCCACAGCCGGACCAATGTGGCTGTGGCAACATTCCGGGCCTCTACCGCAACCACACCGACCGAGGAAGGACAAAAACGACGGCAAGCCGGTGTTCTTctgaagaagtcgaaaaG AAACAGCCCACCCAAGAAGACAACCGTGGCGTTACGTCGTACCTATAAGAAGAATGCGGTCACGTTAATCTTTACACTGACTGCCTCGCTGGTGCTCCTGCTGGTTTCTGTCAAGCTACAGCAGTGTCGGCGACGATTGCTAAGAAAAACAAGTGGAGAAATTGCAGGAAGCACTAGCCGGAGACTTGCAGAAGGTGGCCATGAAGACAACTGT ACTCGGGAAGTACGT gCTCAAACGGTAGGTAGTGAGGAATTCGTTGTTCGCAGGCTCATGCGATTCCGTTGCTCAGGAGGGTGTGGGAGATCAACCGGTCGAGAGCTATCTGTGTGTGCTGAGGACTATAAGGCACAGGTCTTGGAGGCGATTGTGGAGGCTGGGACACTGACAGGATATTGGATTCGGAGGGCCTCAAGGACAGAAGGACAGCCGGCATGCGTCACTTGCACCAAGTGTCCATTCAGCAATCAATGCCTTCGTCACAAGCCTTCAGGGGGGATCCACTGCGTGTGTCTTGAGGCATCAGGAGCATGCGTTTGTCGTGACAGACACAGTGGCGAGGTTCCATAG
- the SRS21 gene encoding SAG-related sequence SRS21 (encoded by transcript TGME49_283460~Gene product name based on ToxoDB Community Expert Annotation.~Signal peptide predicted by SignalP 2.0 HMM (probability 0.859) with cleavage site probability 0.553 at residue 23), which translates to MKAPYLVCYTVSAIFMLTVRVSSLQTEENLCDDISRGLSLVVDSAEPVVFRCSSEFPLLRPEIHDHVYTFHEGVCEGPVDVKSLISGASVEPRDGEAVLHLKHLPRKGRTLCFQCQASGDGENRSCLLLITVKTTSEDVPCSKSSRQESGVVDAASALSLRGTVDDSLIWRPAQTVFVSY; encoded by the coding sequence ATGAAGGCCCCATACCTTGTTTGCTACACAGTGTCAGCCATTTTCATGTTGACAGTGAGAGTGTCCTCACTCCAAACAGAGGAGAATCTTTGTGATGATATCTCTCGTGGCCTTAGCCTTGTTGTTGACTCTGCTGAGCCCGTCGTCTTCCGGTGTTCATCCGAGTTTCCCCTCCTCCGCCCAGAGATTCATGACCACGTTTATACATTCCACGAGGGCGTTTGCGAAGGCCCTGTCGATGTAAAATCATTGATTTCTGGTGCTTCTGTGGAACCGCGCGACGGCGAGGCGGTTTTACACCTCAAGCATCTGCCACGCAAAGGCAGAACCCTATGTTTCCAGTGCCAAGCTTCAGGGGATGGCGAGAATCGGAGCTGCCTACTGCTAATAACGGTGAAGACGACCAGTGAAGATGTTCCGTGCTCCAAGAGTTCCAGACAGGAGTCTGGTGTGGTCGACGCCGCATCCGCACTGTCGCTTCGAGGAACGGTCGACGATTCTCTTATTTGGCGACCTGCTCAGACAGTTTTTGTCAGCTATTGA